TTCGCCACAACGACGTCGAACATCTCGCGCAGCTGCTGGCCGACAGCAAGGCGCCGACCAAGCTGATCGCGGTGGACGCGGTATACAGCATGGACGGCGACCAGGCGCCGCTGCCGGCATTGCTGGAGCTGGCCGAGCGTTTCGACGCCTGGCTGTACGTCGACGACGCGCACGGCTTCGGTGTGCTGGGCGACGGCAGGGGATCGGCTGCCGCGCATGGCCTTCGCAGCGAACGTCTGATCTACATGGCGACGCTGGGCAAAGCCGCGGGCCTGGCCGGCGCCTTCGTCGCCGGCAGCCAGCCGTTGATGGACTGGCTGGTGAACAAGGCGCGCACCTATATTTTCACCACAGCCCAGCCGCCCGCGTTGGCGGCCGCGGTGGAAACCAGCTTGCGGCTGATCGCCGAAGGCGGCGAGCGGCGCGAGCGGTTGCGGCAGCTGGCGGCCCTGTGCCGGCAGCGGCTGGAGGGCTCGCCTTACGCTGGCGATTCCACCACGCCCATTCAGCCCTTCCTCGTCGGCTCGGACGAGCGCACGGTCCGGCTGGCCGCCATGCTGCGCGACCGCGGCTATTGGGTGCCGGCGATCCGTCCGCCCACGGTGCCGGAAAACGGCGGGCGGCTGCGGATCTCGTTGTCGGC
This genomic window from Chromobacterium phragmitis contains:
- the bioF gene encoding 8-amino-7-oxononanoate synthase; its protein translation is MRLQDLSAALEELQGQHRLRCRTVLASPQGVEVEIDGQHYLSFASNDYLGLADHPALVRALREGADRWGAGSGASHLLTGHSLAHQQAEEALARFVGREAALLFGSGYAANLAVITSLVGRGDAVFADKLNHASLNDGCLLSRADFQRFRHNDVEHLAQLLADSKAPTKLIAVDAVYSMDGDQAPLPALLELAERFDAWLYVDDAHGFGVLGDGRGSAAAHGLRSERLIYMATLGKAAGLAGAFVAGSQPLMDWLVNKARTYIFTTAQPPALAAAVETSLRLIAEGGERRERLRQLAALCRQRLEGSPYAGDSTTPIQPFLVGSDERTVRLAAMLRDRGYWVPAIRPPTVPENGGRLRISLSANHELSQLDALLDVMLQLAED